The Streptomyces sp. NBC_00659 genomic interval ACTCTGGGCGACCCAGCCCGCCGGCATCTTCACCTTCGTGAGCGCAAAGGCGTCCAAGCAGCAGATCAAGGACTTCCTCGCGCTCGCCGACTTCTGCGCGGCGCCCTACGGCACCAAGGAGTACATGCTGACGGTGTACGGCGTCGAGGGCACCGACTACACGATCAAGGACGGCCTGCCCACCAAGACCACCAAGGGCACCAACGAGGTCAACGGCGCCTACGACTACACCGGCGACCCGGCCGCCTACCTCGCCCACCCCGATCTGCCGGAGATCGCCAGGCTCCAGGTCGAGTGGCAGCAGCGCATGGGCGCCTTCACCAAGAAGTCCTCCTTCTACGGCCTGACCATCACCGAACCCAACCGATGGACCAACCTCGCCAACGACTTCGAGCAGCTGGAGGACGATGTCGTCCGCGGCCGCAAGAAGATCGGTGACGTGCAGCAGGCCGTCGCGGACTGGAAGCAGAAGGGCGGCGACGACCTGCGCGCCTGGTACAAGAAGCTGCTCGACGACAATGGCTCCGCGGCCAAGTGACCCAGGACTGAGGCAAGGAGAAGGCCGTGTCCCACAGCACGGTGCCTCGGAGCAGGGCCGGGGCCAGGGCGGGCAAGAGGACGCCGGAAGGGAGCCCGCCGGACGGCGCCACCGGACGGCGGGCCGCCGGGGGCGCCGCACAGGGCGCGGGAAAGCCGGCCTTCCGGCTGCGGTTCAGACGCGACCGCACCCTGATCCTGATGACCCTGCCCGCGATCGCGCTGCTGCTCGTCTTCACCTACATACCGGTGCTGGGCAATGTCGTCGCCTTCCAGGACTACGACCCGTATCTGAGTGACAACGGCTTCGTCGCGATCTTCGAGAGCCCCTGGACCGGCCTGGAGAACTTCCGGCGGATCTTCGCCGACTCGGCCTTCTGGCACGCGGTGCAGAACACGTTCGTCCTGTTCTTCCTCCAGCTCGTGCTCTACTTCCCGATCCCCATCGGCCTCGCACTGCTCATCAACAGCGTGGTCAGACCCCGGGTCCGGGCCGTCGCCCAGGCGGTCATGTACCTCCCGCACTTCTTCTCCTGGGTCCTCGTCGTCACCGTCTTCCAGCAGATCTTCGGCGGGGCGGGCATCATCGCCCAGACCCTGCGCCAACACGGTCATCAGGGCATCGACCTGATGACCGACCCGGGGATCTTCAAGTTCCTGGTGACGGCCGAGGGCGTCTGGAAGGACGCGGGCTGGGGCATCATCGTCTTCCTCGCGGCCCTGTCGGCCGTCTCGCCCGACCTGTACGAGGCCGCCGCCATGGACGGCGCCGGACGGTGGCGCCGGATGTGGCACATCACCCTGCCGGCCCTGCGCCCGGTGATCGCCCTGCTCCTGGTGCTGCGCGTCGGCGACGCGCTCACCGTCGGCTTCGAGCAACTCCTGCTCCAGCGCGACGCGGTGGGACCCGGCGCCGCCGAGGTCCTCGACACCTACGTCTGGTGGAACGGCATCCGCAACCAGGACTTCGGCTACGCCGCGGCGGCCGGACTGATCAAGGGGGTGGTCGGCCTGGGGCTCGTCCTGACCGCCAACAAGGTCGCCCATCTCATGGGCGAGCAGGGGGTGTACGAGAAATGACCGCCGTGACGCACGCACCGCGCGAGAGGCCCGGCCGCCGGTCGGCACCGCCCCGGCCGCCCTGGGAGGAGGAGCCGTCCAAGGCCGGCCTCGCGGGCAAGGGGCTCATCCTCGCCCTGGCCGCCTTCGCGATCCTGTTCCCGCTCTGGATCGTCGTCGTCACCAGCCTCCAGTCGAAGAAGACCATCGACGCGGCCGGCGGACTGGTCGTCGTCCCCAGGGGTGTCACCCTCGTCGCCTACAGGGAACTGCTCACCGGCGGCCAGGTGCAGCGCGCCGCGCTCGTCAGCGTCGGAGTGACCCTGGCCGGCACCCTGTTCAGCATGGCGGTCTCGGTCCTGTGCGCCTACGGGCTCTCGCGCGTCGGATCGCTCGGCCACCGCTGGTTCCTGATGCTGCTGCTCGCCACGATGTTCTTCGGCGCCGGCCTCATCCCCACCTATCTGCTGGTGCAGGCGCTCGGCCTCACCGACAGCTACCTCGCGTTGATCCTCCCCAGCGCGGTCAGCGTCTTCAACATCCTGGTGCTGCGGGCGTTCTTCATGGGCATCTCGCCCGAACTCGTCGACAGCGCCCGCATCGACGGCGCGGGCGACTGGCGCATCCTGTGGCAGATCGTGATGCCGCTCTCCCGGGCAGTCCTCGCGGTCATCTCGCTGTTCTACGCGGTCGGTTACTGGAGCGCCTGGTTCAACGCCTCCATCTACCTGAGCGACCAGGACATGATGCCGCTCCAGAACGTCATGATCCAGCTGGTGCAGAAGCAGGAACGGCCGGTCGGCCTCGCCACCCAGATCAACACCGGTCAACTGTCGCCGCTGGCCATCCAGATGGCCGTCATGGTGATGGCGCTGCTGCCGGTCGCGGTCCTCTCGCCCTTCGTCCAGCGGCACTTCAAGAAGGGCATGCTCACCGGCGCAGTGAAGGGCTGACCCCCCCGGCGCTCCGTACCCGGGTGCCCCGGTGCCCACCCCGCGCCGCCCCCAGCTCGTCGCGGCCGACCTGCTCCTGACCAGCGGTCGGCCGCGGCGGTCCACTCCTCACCCCGAACGAGGTAGGTCATGCGCACGCCCCCTGGAACCGGTCCGCAGTCCGGGCGGCCGAGCCTGAGCGACGCCACCCGGGGCCGCATCCTGTTCGGCGGCGACTACAACCCCGAACAGTGGCCTGAGGAGATCTGGCACGAGGACGTCCGCCTCATGAAGGAGGCCGGCGTCAACTCCGTCACCCTCGGGGTCTTCTCCTGGGCCAGGATCGAACCCCGCCCCGGGGCAAGGGAGTTCGGCTGGCTGGACCGGCTGATGGACCTGATGCACGCGCACGGCATCGGCGTCGTGCTCGCCACCCCCACCTCCTCGCCGCCGCCCTGGATGGGCCGGCTGCATCCCGAGACCCTGCCCCGGGACGAGGAAGGCCGCACCGAATGGTGGGGCTCCCGGCAGCACTTCTCGCACTCCAGCGCCGTCTACCGCAGCCATGCCGCCGCCGTCACCGAGGACCTGGCGGCCCGCTACGCCGGCCACCCCGCCCTCACGATGTGGCACATCAACAACGAGTACTGCACCGTCGACTACGGCGACGAGGCGGCCACCGCTTTCCGCCGCTGGCTCCAGGACAGGTACGGCACCCTCGAAGCGCTCAACACGGCCTGGGGAACGGCCTTCTGGGGCCAGGCCTACGACGACTGGCACGAGGTCCTCCCGCCGCGTCACGCGCACTACATGAAGAACCCGACGCATGTCCTCGACTTCAGGCGGTTCACCTCCGACATGCTCCTGGAGTGTTACGCCGCCGAGCGGGACATCGTGCGCCGCCACAGTCCCGGCACTCCGGTGACCAGCAACTTCATGCCGATGTGGGTCGGCCAGGACGCCTGGCGGTGGGCCGAGGAGGAGGACGTCGTCTCGGTCGACCTCTATCCCGACCCGCGCGACCCGCTCGGCGCGCAGCACGGCGCGCTCGTCCAGGACATGACGCGCTCGCAGGCGGCGGGCGGTCCCTGGATGCTCATGGAACAGGCGGCCGGAGCCGTCAACTGGCGCGGTGTGAACCATCCCAAGCCGCGCGGGCTGAACCGGCTGTGGTCCCTCCAGGCTGTGGCGCGCGGCGCCGACGCCGTCTGCTACTTCCAGTGGCGGCAGTCCCGGCAGGGCGCGGAGAAGTTCCACTCCGGGATGATCGGCCACGCGGGGGAGCGGGGCCGCACCTTCCAGGAGATCAAGCGGATCGGAGCCGAACTGGCCGCCCTCGCACCCCATGTGACGGGCAATCGAGTCGAGGCGGACATCGCGATCCTGCACGACTGGAACTCCTGGTGGGCGGGAGACCATGACGGCCGGCTGTCCGCGGAGAACGACTGCGCAGAAGTCGTACGGACCTGGCACCGCGCCCTGTGGGAGGCCCACCTCACCACCGCGTTCGCCCACCCCGAGCATGACCTCTCCGCGTACCGGATGGTCGTCGTGCCCCAGTTGTACCTCCTCGCGGACGCGGCGATCGACAACCTCCTGGCCTACGTACGAGCGGGCGGAACGCTCGTCTGCGGCTTCCTCACCGGCGTCGCCGACGAGGACGACCGGGTCCGGCCGGGCGGCATGGACCAGCGGCTGCGCGACCTGTTCGGCATCCGCACGCTGCACGAATGGTGGCCGCTGGACGCGGGGGAGAAGGTCGCGTGCGACAGCTTCTCGGGCACGCTGTGGTCCGAGGAGATCGAACCCGACGGCACCGCGACCGTCGAGGCGCGGTACCGCGGCGGCGAGCTGGACGGACTGCCCGCCGTACTGTCCAAGGGCACCGCCCGCTACCTCTCCACCCTGCCCGAACCGGCCGCTCTGCGCGCACTGCTGGCGGCCGCCGCGGACCGTGCGGGCGTCCGGCCGCCACTCGGCCTGCTGCCCGACGGCGTCGAGGCCGTCCGGCGCGGCGACCTGCTCTTCCTGCTCAACCACCGGCGCGACCCGGTGACCGTCGAGGTGCCGGGCAGCCACCGCGACCTGCTCGGCGGTGCGGCCGTGCGGGACTCCGTACGACTGGAGCGCCACGGAGCGGCGGTGCTCGCCCCATGACCGGCGAGGCCCGCTCGGGCCCCCACGCGGACCGCTCCCCGACGGAGGGCGGCCCCGGGTCCGCCCCCGTCCACGGCACCTGGGAACCCCGGCCCGCCGCCCGCTGGGAGGACGCCTTCCTGAGCGGGAACGGCACACACGGCGCCATGGTGTTCGGCGATCCGAACGATGACCGGGTCATCGTCAACCATCACCGTCTGGTCCGCCCCAACGGCAGCGCGGACGCCCGCCCGCCCGAGCTCGCCGACCGCCTCGCCGACGTACAGGACCGGCTGCTCGCCGGGGACGTGAACGCCGGCGAGGACTTCACCGACGGACGGCCGCTGCTGTGGGTACAGCCGTTTCATCCGGCGTTCCAGGTGCGGTTGCGCCGCCCCGCCGAGGAGGCGCGCGGCTACCGCCGCGAGGCCGACTTCACCACCGGGGTCGTCCGCACCGTGTGCGGTGACCGGCGGAGCGAGGTGTTCGTCTCGCGCGCCGACGACGTGATCGCGCAGTACGTGACCGCCCCCGGCCCCGCGGCCGAGGTGACGCTGGACCACCGGCTGCCGGGAGCGCCCGCGGACCTGGCGGTGGAGCACGGAGCCGTCCACACCCCCGAGGGTGCCCTGCTCACCCTGCGCTCCCGCTATCCGGGCAGCGACCTGGCGTACACCGGGGTCACCCTCCTCGTCACGGACGGTGACACCCGTCCCACCCCTTCGGGCGTACGGGCCGAGGGCGCCCGCTCGATGCTGCTGCTCACCCGGGTGCGCCGGCACCCGGGCCACCTGGACGCCCGCGCGGAGTTCCGCGCGCTGCGGGATCTGCTGCCCGGGTCCGGTCACGGCGCCGAGGACATCGAGAACGCCCACGCGCACCTGCTCTCCCGCCACACCGCCCTGCACCGCGCCGCCTATCTGCGGGTCACCCTCGACCTGCACGCCGATCCCGCCGAACGGGCCCTGCCCGGATCGGAGCTGGTCCGGCGCCCCAAGAGCCCCGCCCTTGTGGAACGGCTCTTCGCGGCCGGCCGGTACCACCTGCTGTCGGCGGCCGGCACGCTGCCGCCGCGGCTGACCGGCCTGTGGACCGGCGACTGGGACACCGCCTGGTCCGGGGCGTTCACCACGGACGCCAACCTCAATCTCCAGACGGCGTCGGCCGCCGCGGCCGCCCTCCCCGAGGTCACAGAGGCGCACGCGGCCCTGGTCCACGGCCAGTTGCCGCACTGGCGGGACAACGCCCGAGCCGTCTTCGGCGCACGCGGGGCACTCGCCCCCGCCCACACCGACGGCGAGTCCGGCCACATCTACCACCTCAGCCGCGCGTACCCGCTGCACGTGTGGACCGCGGGCGCCGACTGGCTGCTCAAGCCGCTCGTGGACCACGACGAGACCCGCGGCGCCCGCGACCCGCGGCTGGCCACGGCGCTCGCCGAAGCCGCCCGCTTCTACGAGGACTTCCTGACCCGGACCGACCAGGACGGCCACCTGGTGATCGTGCCGTCCTACTCCCCGGAGAACCGTCCCGCGAACGCGAGCTGGGTCACCGTGAACGCCGCCATGGACCTCTCGGCGGCCCGCCACGCCCTGTGCACGGCGGCCGCGTATCACCCGGGCCCCGACGCCGAGCGCTGGCGGGCGCTCGCCGACCGGCTGCCGCCGCACCGGGTCAACTCCGAGGGCGCGCTCGCCGAGTGGGCCCGTCCCGGACTCCTCGACACCTACGACCACCGGCACCTCAGTCACCTCTACGGCGTCTGGCCGCTCGACGAGATCAACCCCTACGACACCCCCGGGCTCGCCGCGGCGGCCCGTCGCGCCCTCGAACTGCGCGGCGCCGAGAACGACTCGGCGCACGGCCACCTCCATCACGCCCTGGTGGCCGCCCGGCTGCGGGACGCCGGGCGGGTGGCGAAGGCCCTCGACAACGTCCTGGCCGGGGACTTCTTCCACGTCTCCCTGATGAGCGGCCACTACCCGGACCGGCACGTCTACAACGCCGACGCGGCCCACACCCTGCCCGCCGTCGTCATCGAGGCACTCGTCCAGTCCACGCCGCGGCGGCTCGTCCTCTTCCCGGCCCTCCCCACGAGCCTGCCGAGCGGTGAACTCCGGGGCATCCGCACGAGGTTCGGCGCGGAGGCCGACCTCACCTGGACCCCCGACGGCGCCACCGTCGTACTGCGGCCGGGCCGCACCTGCCGCATCGAACTCCGGACTTCCGCCGGCGCGCGACCGCTCTCCCTGAGCGCCGGAGAAGACCGCGTCCTCACCCTGGGGCCGCGGTAGCCCCCGCACTTCCCCCCACCCATGAAAGGGACCTCATGGCGCTTCGTACACGGAACAGGATCACTATGACCCTGCTGGCCCCCGCGCTCGCGCTCGGCGCGACGATCGGCCTCGCCTCGGCCCCCGCCCAGGCCGCCGTCTGGTCATCCTGCGACCAGTGGGGCAACACCACCCTGAACGGCTACACGCTCTACAACAACATCTGGGGCTCCGGCGCGGGCAGCCAGTGCGTCTGGGCCAACTCCGGCACCAACTGGGGAGTCTGGGCCAACCACCCCAACACCGGCGGCATCAAGTCCTACCCGAACTCCAAGAAATACGTCGGCAAGACGATCTCGGGGCTGTCCTCCCTCACCAGCACCTACAACGTCACCGTCCCGTCCTCCGGTGCGTACAACACCTCGTACGACATCTGGGACACCGACTACGACTACGAGACCATGCTCTGGGTCAACTACAACGGCGCCGTCGGCGCGCTCGGCACCTCGCAGGGCACGCTCACGCTGAACGGCAACACCTGGACCGTCTACAAGGGCAACAACGGCGCGAACGACGTCTTCTCGTTCCTGCGCACCTCGGACTCCACCTCCGGCACCATCAACATCCTCCCGATCATGAGGTGGATAGCGAACACCAAGGGCTGGATGTCCAGCGCCGAGACCATCGGCGACGTGCAGTTCGGCTTCGAGATCACCTCCTCCGCGGGCGGTCTCGACTTCGCCGCCAACAACCTGACGGTCAGCAGCAGCTGACCCGTGCGCCCAGGCGCGGCCGGCCCCTCCCGGGACCGGCCGCGTCCGCTATCCGGCCACCGGCAGCCGCGCCCCGTCCCGCAGGAACAACGGGATCCGGTCCAGCGGCGCGTCCACCGTCACGGCCGCGCCCCCCTCGTACGACACCCCGGTCCACGCGTCCGTCCAGCGCGCCCCCGCCGGGAGATACGCGGTACGGGCCGTCGCACCCGCGGTGAGGACCGGCGCGACCAGCAGGTCCCGGCCGAGGAGGTAGGCGTCGTCCACCGACCAGGCCGCCTGGTCGCCCGGGAACTCCAGGAGCAGCGGGCGCATCACCGGCAGCCCCTCCTCGTGGGCTTCCCGCATGACGTCCAGCACGTACGGCTTCAGGCGCTCGCGCAGCCGCAGGTACTTCTCCATGATCGCGCCGGCCTCCTCGCCGTACGACCAGACCTCGTTCGGGCCGCCGGTCATGCCGGGACCGAGCGGCAGGCCGGGGTCGCGGAAGCCGTGCAGCCGCATCAGCGGCGACAGCGCGCCGAACTGGAACCAGCGCACCATGACCTCGCGGTACGCCGGGTCGTCCGGGTCGCCGCCGTGGAAGCCGCCGATGTCGGTGTTCCACCAGGGGATCCCGGACAGCGCGGTGTTGAGACCCGCGGCGATCTGGCGGCGCAGGGTCGCGAAGTCGGTTCCGATGTCGCCCGACCACAGGGCGGCCCCGTAGCGCTGGCTGCCCGCCCAGGCCGAGCGGTTGAGGGAGATGATCTCGCTCTCCCCGGCGGCGCGCAGGCCCTCGTAGAAGGTGCGGGCGTTCTCGCGCGGGTAGAGGTTGCCCACTTCGAGTCCCGGGCCCGCGTGGTAGCGCAGGTTCTCGGAGAAGCCCGGCTTCAGCTCCGGCTCGCAGGCGTCCAGCCAGAAGGCCGAGATGCCGTACGGGTCGAGATAGTTGTCCTTCACGCGGGACCACAGGAAGTCCCGCGCCTCGGGGTTCGTGGCGTCGTAGAAGGCCACCTGGACCGTGGAGGCGACCTGCTTGTCCGGCCAGTCGGCGTGCGCCATCGGCCCGTACTCCGTGCCGATGAACCAGCCCCGCTGCTCCATGAGCTGATGGTTCTCGGAGAGCGGCGAGACCGAAGGCCAGACCGACACGACCAGTTTGACGCCGAGACCGGCGAGTTCGGCCTGCATGGCCGCCGGGTCGGGCCACTCGGCCGGGTCGAACTTCCAGTCGCCGAGGTGGGTCCAGTGGAAGAAGTCGCAGACGATCACCGACAGCGGAAGGCCCCGCCGCTTGTACTCCCTCGCCACCTCCAGGAGTTCGTCCTGGGTGCGGTAGCGCAGCTTGCACTGCCAGAAACCGGCCGCCCACTCGGGCAGCATCGGTGTCCGGCCGGTCGCCGCGCTGTAGCGGCGCTGGGCGTCGGCCGGGGTGCCCGCGGTGATCCAGTAGTCGATCTGCCGGGCCGAGTCGGCGACCCAGCGGGTGCCGTTGCCCGCGAGCTCCACCCGGCCGACGGCCGGGTTGTTCCACAGGAGGGTGTAGCCGCGGCTGGAGGTGAGCACCGGAACGGTGACCTCGGCGTTGCGCTGGATCAGGTCCAGGACCGCGCCCTTCTGGTCGAACAGTCCGTGCTGGTGCTGCCCGAGGCCGTACAGCCGCTCGCCGTCGTACGCGGCGAAGCGCTGCTCCAGGCGGTGGTGGCCGTTGCCGGTGGGGGTGTACAGCCGTGGGCCGGGCCACCAGAAGTGGGCGCGCTCCTCGGCGAGGAGTTCACCGCCGTCCGCGGTGCGGGTGAAGCGGATCAGCCCCTCGGCGCTCACCTCGACGGTGAGTGCTCCGACCGTCAACCGGCCCTCTCCGCCGATGAGTTCCAGGGTGCTCGTGGTGTCCTCGGGCCGGTCGAGCAGCGCTCCCGGCAGGCCTTCGAGCAGCGGACCGCCGAGCCGGGCGCGGACCCGCACGGCATCGGGGCCCCACGGCTCGATCCGGACGGTCTCCGTACGGCCGCTCCACTCCAGAGCGCCGTCCCGTTCACGGAAGGTGCCGACGGTCGGGGAGGACTGCGCGAGGCTCACCTGGGGCTGGACTGCGGCGGACTGATTCACGTGGATGCTCCTGAAGGAGTGCAGACATGAAGGAGTACGGACGGGGAGTGCGGCCGGGATTCCGTCCGGGGTGGGGCGGCAAAGGGCGGTACAGGGAGAGCACGCGGACAGCGGCTGCCCGGCAGGGGCACGAAGTCCGTGAGGCCCGCGAGGCCCGCGCAGGGAGTGCCGGCGGGTGCCGGCGGGTGCGCCGCCGGCAGGAGCCCGGCTCAGGGAGCGGCCGGCGCCGGCCCCGTGCTCGCCCGTACCGTCAGCTCCGGGGCGATCAGTACGACTTCGTCCTTGCCGCGTCCTTCGAGCTTGGCGATCAGATGCTCGACGGCATGGCGGCCCATGTCCTGGGCGGGGATGGCGACCGACGTCAGCCGCACCGAGGACTGGGTGGCGACCTGGTCCGGGCAGATCGCGATCACCGAGACGTCCTCGGGGACGGCACGGCCCTTCTGGCGCAGCA includes:
- a CDS encoding ABC transporter permease, yielding MSHSTVPRSRAGARAGKRTPEGSPPDGATGRRAAGGAAQGAGKPAFRLRFRRDRTLILMTLPAIALLLVFTYIPVLGNVVAFQDYDPYLSDNGFVAIFESPWTGLENFRRIFADSAFWHAVQNTFVLFFLQLVLYFPIPIGLALLINSVVRPRVRAVAQAVMYLPHFFSWVLVVTVFQQIFGGAGIIAQTLRQHGHQGIDLMTDPGIFKFLVTAEGVWKDAGWGIIVFLAALSAVSPDLYEAAAMDGAGRWRRMWHITLPALRPVIALLLVLRVGDALTVGFEQLLLQRDAVGPGAAEVLDTYVWWNGIRNQDFGYAAAAGLIKGVVGLGLVLTANKVAHLMGEQGVYEK
- a CDS encoding carbohydrate ABC transporter permease, with product MTAVTHAPRERPGRRSAPPRPPWEEEPSKAGLAGKGLILALAAFAILFPLWIVVVTSLQSKKTIDAAGGLVVVPRGVTLVAYRELLTGGQVQRAALVSVGVTLAGTLFSMAVSVLCAYGLSRVGSLGHRWFLMLLLATMFFGAGLIPTYLLVQALGLTDSYLALILPSAVSVFNILVLRAFFMGISPELVDSARIDGAGDWRILWQIVMPLSRAVLAVISLFYAVGYWSAWFNASIYLSDQDMMPLQNVMIQLVQKQERPVGLATQINTGQLSPLAIQMAVMVMALLPVAVLSPFVQRHFKKGMLTGAVKG
- a CDS encoding beta-galactosidase; translation: MRTPPGTGPQSGRPSLSDATRGRILFGGDYNPEQWPEEIWHEDVRLMKEAGVNSVTLGVFSWARIEPRPGAREFGWLDRLMDLMHAHGIGVVLATPTSSPPPWMGRLHPETLPRDEEGRTEWWGSRQHFSHSSAVYRSHAAAVTEDLAARYAGHPALTMWHINNEYCTVDYGDEAATAFRRWLQDRYGTLEALNTAWGTAFWGQAYDDWHEVLPPRHAHYMKNPTHVLDFRRFTSDMLLECYAAERDIVRRHSPGTPVTSNFMPMWVGQDAWRWAEEEDVVSVDLYPDPRDPLGAQHGALVQDMTRSQAAGGPWMLMEQAAGAVNWRGVNHPKPRGLNRLWSLQAVARGADAVCYFQWRQSRQGAEKFHSGMIGHAGERGRTFQEIKRIGAELAALAPHVTGNRVEADIAILHDWNSWWAGDHDGRLSAENDCAEVVRTWHRALWEAHLTTAFAHPEHDLSAYRMVVVPQLYLLADAAIDNLLAYVRAGGTLVCGFLTGVADEDDRVRPGGMDQRLRDLFGIRTLHEWWPLDAGEKVACDSFSGTLWSEEIEPDGTATVEARYRGGELDGLPAVLSKGTARYLSTLPEPAALRALLAAAADRAGVRPPLGLLPDGVEAVRRGDLLFLLNHRRDPVTVEVPGSHRDLLGGAAVRDSVRLERHGAAVLAP
- a CDS encoding glycosyl hydrolase family 95 catalytic domain-containing protein, which translates into the protein MTGEARSGPHADRSPTEGGPGSAPVHGTWEPRPAARWEDAFLSGNGTHGAMVFGDPNDDRVIVNHHRLVRPNGSADARPPELADRLADVQDRLLAGDVNAGEDFTDGRPLLWVQPFHPAFQVRLRRPAEEARGYRREADFTTGVVRTVCGDRRSEVFVSRADDVIAQYVTAPGPAAEVTLDHRLPGAPADLAVEHGAVHTPEGALLTLRSRYPGSDLAYTGVTLLVTDGDTRPTPSGVRAEGARSMLLLTRVRRHPGHLDARAEFRALRDLLPGSGHGAEDIENAHAHLLSRHTALHRAAYLRVTLDLHADPAERALPGSELVRRPKSPALVERLFAAGRYHLLSAAGTLPPRLTGLWTGDWDTAWSGAFTTDANLNLQTASAAAAALPEVTEAHAALVHGQLPHWRDNARAVFGARGALAPAHTDGESGHIYHLSRAYPLHVWTAGADWLLKPLVDHDETRGARDPRLATALAEAARFYEDFLTRTDQDGHLVIVPSYSPENRPANASWVTVNAAMDLSAARHALCTAAAYHPGPDAERWRALADRLPPHRVNSEGALAEWARPGLLDTYDHRHLSHLYGVWPLDEINPYDTPGLAAAARRALELRGAENDSAHGHLHHALVAARLRDAGRVAKALDNVLAGDFFHVSLMSGHYPDRHVYNADAAHTLPAVVIEALVQSTPRRLVLFPALPTSLPSGELRGIRTRFGAEADLTWTPDGATVVLRPGRTCRIELRTSAGARPLSLSAGEDRVLTLGPR
- a CDS encoding glycoside hydrolase family 31 protein, which codes for MNQSAAVQPQVSLAQSSPTVGTFRERDGALEWSGRTETVRIEPWGPDAVRVRARLGGPLLEGLPGALLDRPEDTTSTLELIGGEGRLTVGALTVEVSAEGLIRFTRTADGGELLAEERAHFWWPGPRLYTPTGNGHHRLEQRFAAYDGERLYGLGQHQHGLFDQKGAVLDLIQRNAEVTVPVLTSSRGYTLLWNNPAVGRVELAGNGTRWVADSARQIDYWITAGTPADAQRRYSAATGRTPMLPEWAAGFWQCKLRYRTQDELLEVAREYKRRGLPLSVIVCDFFHWTHLGDWKFDPAEWPDPAAMQAELAGLGVKLVVSVWPSVSPLSENHQLMEQRGWFIGTEYGPMAHADWPDKQVASTVQVAFYDATNPEARDFLWSRVKDNYLDPYGISAFWLDACEPELKPGFSENLRYHAGPGLEVGNLYPRENARTFYEGLRAAGESEIISLNRSAWAGSQRYGAALWSGDIGTDFATLRRQIAAGLNTALSGIPWWNTDIGGFHGGDPDDPAYREVMVRWFQFGALSPLMRLHGFRDPGLPLGPGMTGGPNEVWSYGEEAGAIMEKYLRLRERLKPYVLDVMREAHEEGLPVMRPLLLEFPGDQAAWSVDDAYLLGRDLLVAPVLTAGATARTAYLPAGARWTDAWTGVSYEGGAAVTVDAPLDRIPLFLRDGARLPVAG
- a CDS encoding glycoside hydrolase family 12 protein: MALRTRNRITMTLLAPALALGATIGLASAPAQAAVWSSCDQWGNTTLNGYTLYNNIWGSGAGSQCVWANSGTNWGVWANHPNTGGIKSYPNSKKYVGKTISGLSSLTSTYNVTVPSSGAYNTSYDIWDTDYDYETMLWVNYNGAVGALGTSQGTLTLNGNTWTVYKGNNGANDVFSFLRTSDSTSGTINILPIMRWIANTKGWMSSAETIGDVQFGFEITSSAGGLDFAANNLTVSSS